The Clostridia bacterium genome has a window encoding:
- a CDS encoding acyl-CoA dehydrogenase family protein — translation MDFALTEEQEMLKRNVGEFARRELAPMVREIDEKEEFSWEAWHKMASIGLPGLVGPEEYGGSGVESLLTQTIVVEELARHDYCSAANIVSNWSIIQMLTIGTEEQKAKYLRPLCTGESVSAFALTEPQAGSDASAITTRARLDNGYWILNGEKHFVTQGGVADFVIVMARTREGKGPDGITAFLVDKGTPGFIVGKKEAKLGYRGSTTNSLAFVDCRVPAANILGEEGNGFRTAMRMLSEGRILTAAQALGQGQAGLDAATRYATERQQFGVPIGHFQLIQGMLADMAIQVEAARWLVYYAAWLRDSGRPSARYASMAKVFASDIAMKIALDAVQIYGGYGYMRDYPVERLMRDVKLTQIYEGTNQIQRLIIARHLLGIKMPFRTMYGRD, via the coding sequence ATGGACTTTGCTCTAACTGAAGAACAAGAGATGCTCAAGCGAAACGTGGGCGAGTTCGCCCGCCGGGAATTGGCCCCGATGGTGCGGGAGATTGACGAGAAGGAAGAATTTTCTTGGGAAGCTTGGCATAAAATGGCTTCCATAGGGCTTCCAGGACTGGTCGGCCCGGAAGAATACGGGGGGTCCGGCGTAGAAAGTTTGCTCACTCAAACCATAGTAGTCGAGGAACTGGCCAGACATGACTACTGTTCGGCGGCAAATATTGTTTCTAATTGGTCAATTATTCAGATGCTAACCATTGGCACTGAGGAGCAAAAGGCCAAATACCTAAGGCCTTTATGTACAGGAGAGTCGGTAAGCGCCTTTGCGCTAACCGAACCTCAGGCCGGGTCGGACGCTAGCGCTATCACAACTCGTGCCCGGCTGGACAATGGATACTGGATACTGAACGGCGAGAAGCATTTCGTGACTCAGGGCGGGGTAGCTGACTTTGTTATAGTCATGGCGCGAACCAGGGAGGGAAAGGGCCCGGACGGGATTACCGCCTTCCTGGTCGACAAGGGTACCCCGGGCTTCATAGTGGGCAAGAAGGAGGCCAAGTTGGGTTACCGAGGTTCGACGACCAACTCGCTGGCTTTTGTTGACTGCCGGGTTCCGGCCGCCAATATCCTGGGCGAGGAGGGTAACGGTTTTCGAACCGCCATGAGGATGCTCTCCGAGGGCCGAATACTGACCGCCGCCCAGGCGCTCGGCCAAGGCCAGGCGGGCCTGGATGCCGCCACCCGGTATGCAACGGAGCGGCAGCAGTTCGGGGTGCCCATCGGGCATTTCCAGCTTATCCAGGGAATGTTGGCCGACATGGCGATTCAGGTGGAAGCGGCACGATGGTTGGTGTACTATGCCGCCTGGCTGAGGGACAGCGGCCGACCCTCCGCCCGCTATGCTTCTATGGCCAAAGTGTTCGCTAGCGATATAGCCATGAAAATCGCGCTGGATGCGGTCCAGATCTACGGCGGATACGGGTACATGCGCGATTATCCGGTAGAGCGCCTTATGAGGGATG